The Castor canadensis chromosome 8, mCasCan1.hap1v2, whole genome shotgun sequence genome contains a region encoding:
- the LOC109675625 gene encoding olfactory receptor 2AP1-like has translation MGNLTSVTEFILLGLTDDVMFQAVLFLFLLLTYFLSITGNLTIIILTLLDHRLQTPMYFFLRNFAILELSFTSVFVPQTLVNIGSGDKTISFAGCFTQYFFAILLGATEFYLLAAMSYDRYIAICRPLHYTAVMSKRLCIQLVLSSWFSGFVVVIVPHIMTLHLPSCASNVINHYCCDYNILLHLSCSDTHSIEVAQFVLAAVTLIFTLFLVILSYTHIIRTILRIPSVQQRKKAFSTCSSHMIVVSLSYGSCIFMYINPSVKDAANFIKTVAVLNTSIAPLLNPFIYTLRNKQVKTAFKDMVSKMISLSEK, from the coding sequence ATGGGAAATTTAACATCAGTGACAGAATTCATTCTTCTTGGACTGACAGATGATGTCATGTTTCAAGctgtgcttttcctttttctgcttctaaCTTATTTCTTAAGTATCACAGGAAACTTGACCATCATCATTCTGACCCTACTGGATCATCGCCTTCAAACTCCTATGTATTTCTTCCTCCGAAATTTTGCAATTTTGGAACTATCTTTTACCTCTGTCTTTGTTCCCCAAACACTAGTCAATATTGGAAGTGGAGACAAGACTATCTCCTTTGCTGGGTGCTTCACTCAGTATTTTTTTGCAATCCTTCTGGGAGCAACCGAATTTTACCTTTTAGCTGCCATGTCTTATGATCGCTACATTGCCATTTGTAGACCCCTGCATTACACAGCTGTAATGAGCAAGAGACTTTGCATTCAACTTGTCTTAAGTTCCTGGTTTTCTGGTTTTGTGGTTGTCATTGTGCCACATATAATGACTCTTCATCTGCCTTCCTGTGCATCCAATGTCATCAATCATTATTGCTGTGACTACAATATATTGTTACATTTGTCCTGCTCAGATACACATAGCATAGAAGTGGCTCAGTTTGTCCTTGCTGCGGTGACCCTCATCTTTACCTTGTTTTTGGTGATTCTTTCTTACACCCACATTATCAGGACCATTCTGAGAATCCCTTCCGttcaacagagaaagaaagcttTTTCTACATGTTCCTCTCACATGATTGTGGTCTCACTTTCTTATGGAAGCTGTATCTTTATGTATATAAATCCTTCTGTTAAGGATGCAGCAAATTTTATTAAAACAGTGGCTGTTTTAAATACCTCAATTGCCCCTCTGTTGAACCCCTTTATCTATACTCTAAGGAACAAGCAAGTGAAAACAGCCTTCAAAGATATGGTAAGTAAAATGATAAGTTTGTCAGAAAAGTGA